One Rhizobiales bacterium GAS188 DNA window includes the following coding sequences:
- a CDS encoding Predicted metal-binding protein: MSDIATSIHICVTCRLPGEAAEPMRERAGARLYDALRQAQGRRADQVEFLPITLLPVECLSVCKRPCTIGFSAAGKWTYVYGDFAPDDSTANAILDAAALYAAAPDGLIPWKQRPDALKKGVVARIPPFPANPLADLPEAAE, encoded by the coding sequence ATGTCGGATATAGCGACCTCCATCCATATCTGCGTGACCTGCCGCTTGCCCGGCGAGGCCGCCGAGCCCATGCGCGAGCGTGCCGGCGCCCGCCTCTACGACGCCTTGCGGCAGGCTCAGGGGCGTCGCGCTGATCAGGTCGAGTTCTTGCCGATCACGCTTTTGCCGGTCGAATGCCTCAGCGTCTGCAAGCGCCCTTGCACGATCGGCTTCTCGGCCGCCGGCAAATGGACCTATGTGTATGGCGATTTCGCGCCGGACGATTCCACGGCGAACGCGATCCTCGATGCGGCTGCACTCTATGCGGCCGCCCCCGACGGGCTCATTCCCTGGAAGCAGCGCCCCGACGCCCTGAAGAAGGGTGTGGTGGCGCGCATCCCCCCATTTCCCGCCAACCCCCTCGCCGATCTGCCGGAGGCCGCCGAATGA